A region of Carassius auratus strain Wakin chromosome 41, ASM336829v1, whole genome shotgun sequence DNA encodes the following proteins:
- the LOC113060016 gene encoding prenylated Rab acceptor protein 1-like, whose protein sequence is MDGKASDPFSSEAEQLPGAGAVGRLWLPKGLSGNVIKDWVDRRRKSIRPWATFVDQRKFSKPRNFGELCQRVVRNLDTFYSNYTFIFLGLILYCIISSPMLLIALGVFAGAFYIIHLKTLEKKLVVFGRELTQGHQLGLAGGVSFPVFWLAGAGAAVFWVLGATLAVIGSHAAFHELESSDMDELLMETV, encoded by the exons ATGGATGGAAAAGCAAGTGACCCCTTCAGCAGTGAGGCAGAACAGCTTCCTGGGGCAGGAGCAGTGGGGAG GCTGTGGCTGCCCAAAGGTCTGTCTGGGAATGTGATTAAGGATTGGGTGGACCGCAGGCGGAAGTCCATCCGTCCGTGGGCCACCTTTGTGGACCAGCGCAAGTTCTCCAAACCTCGGAATTTTGGAGAGCTGTGCCAACGCGTGGTGAGGAACCTGGACACCTTTTACAGCAACTACACCTTCATCTTCCTGGGACTCATTCTCTACTGCAT CATCAGTTCGCCGATGCTCTTGATTGCTTTGGGAGTGTTTGCTGGTGCCTTCTATATAATTCACTTGAAAACACTGGAAAAGAAGCTGGTTGTTTTCG GTCGTGAGTTGACCCAGGGACACCAGTTAGGTTTAGCAGGAGGGGTTTCCTTCCCTGTGTTCTGGCTTGCAGGTGCAGGAGCTGCTGTGTTTTGGGTACTAG gtGCTACACTAGCTGTTATTGGGTCCCATGCAGCATTTCATGAGCTGGAGTCGTCTGACATGGATGAGCTGCTCATGGAAACGGTTTAA
- the LOC113060014 gene encoding DNA-binding death effector domain-containing protein 2-like: MASAKCTRYSLYWDETECLSYYEMLSLHEIFEIVGSQLTETDVEVLSFLLDEAYPGKHPLDPEGWTDESPQGPDGSSLGNSPCPRLLKTWRRIQPQNEPCPIAGRHRPKSGVELLLELERQGYLSEGNLKPLLQLLRILTRHDVLPFVSQKKRRKVSPEREKIEYQAVDTRADMQFSSNTDIPSLENTQDHQWRAGTGSSMTTTTPVRRKRGRGNHWGRKSRGKPQIQLQPTTNKVTCDVRLRVRAEYSEHESALRGGVSSDKQQPLERQFELFSRASALLRTRDLGSIVCDIKFSELANLDAFWGDYLSGALLEALKGVFITDSLKRAAGQEGVRLLVSVDQDDYEEGRKLLLRSQTHNGTNWGTQSLP, from the exons ATGGCTTCAGCGAAATGCACAAGATATTCCCTCTACTGGGACGAGACAGAGTGCCTCAGCTACTATGAGATGCTGTCCCTCCATGAGATCTTTGAAATCGTGGGCTCCCAACTCACAGAGACTGATGTCGAAGTTTTGTCTTTTCTCCTCGATGAAGCCTATCCTGGAAAACATCCCCTGGATCCAGAGGGATGGACTGATGAGTCCCCTCAAGGGCCTGATGGGTCTTCACTGGGAAATTCTCCATGTCCTCGGCTTCTCAAAACATGGCGAAGAATACAGCCGCAGAATGAGCCTTGCCCCATCGCTGGTCGCCACAGACCCAAGAGTGGCGTTGAACTCCTGTTGGAGCTGGAGAGGCAAGGATACTTGAGCGAAGGAAACCTCAAACCTCTATTGCAGTTGCTGCGAATTCTGACACGACATGATGTCCTGCCTTTTGTCTCacaaaagaagagaagaaaag TATCTCCAGAGCGAGAAAAGATAGAATACCAAGCAGTGGATACCAGAGCGGACATGCAGTTCAGTTCAAACACAGATATACCATCCTTGGAAAACACACAAGACCACCAGTGGAGAGCAG GGACTGGCTCTTCCATGACAACAACCACACCTGTACGACGGAAGCGAGGTAGAGGTAACCACTGGGGCAGAAAATCTAGGGGCAAGCCCCAAATCCAGCTTCAACCAACAACCAACAAAGTGACCTGCG ATGTCCGGCTACGTGTGCGTGCGGAGTATTCGGAGCACGAGTCGGCCCTTCGTGGAGGAGTTTCATCAGACAAGCAGCAGCCGTTGGAGAGACAGTTTGAACTGTTCAGCCGAGCGAGCGCACTGCTCCGTACCCGGGATCTGGGCTCTATTGTTTGTGATATCAAGTTCTCAGAACTTGCCAACCTGGATGCCTTCTGGGGAGACTATCTGAGCGGGGCACTGCTTGAGGCACTGAAAGGAGTCTTCATCACAGACTCTTTGAAAAGGGCAGCGGGACAGGAGGGGGTCCGGCTGCTTGTTAGTGTGGATCAGGATGACTACGAAGAGGGCAGAAAACTCTTGCTCAGAAGCCAGACACATAATGGGACAAACTGGGGAACACAAAGTTT GCCCTGA